CAACACAATAGCTCTTACAGATATATCCCTTAAATTCTGAAACACCTTAATTCTATCTCGATTAGATTTAATATGATGCAATGCAAATGATGCATTCACAACAATATTATCACCTAATCCGGATAGTACTGCAGACCAATCCTGCAAAGACATGTTCTCAGAAAAATCATTTTTCAGAATATAGTTAACTTCAAAAGGAACATCTTTGGCTATCTCTTCAAAGTTTTGTTTTGCGGCTTCCAATGCTTCAGCAAATGGTTCTATAGCAACAATAGTTATTTTCTGTAGCTGACGTAGAGGTTCGTTTCCCAATCGACGTACTATTTCCCTGGCTTGATATCCTGTTCCTGCACCAATATCAACTAACACAGCCTCTTTCCAACCTCTAAGCCGCTCACAGATAAGAGTGTTAGCTAACTGCTGGGTCATACTAATCATTGGAAACTTTTTAATCAAAAGCTCAAACAATTGAATCTGAGGTATTTCAAATTTCTTAGTATAGATATGTTCATATTTGTCTGTACTATCTTTGGTGAATTGTTTCATGGCTCGTGCGAATACAAAATCCAACATAGTATTCTCTGCATCAATATTTTTCCAGCTTTCCTGCTCGATCTGATGGATAGGCTCCATAATCTCTTCATATACATAGTGAGGAAAACAACGCGCTAACCGGGTTAGCTTCTCTGTATTTGCTGTCAGAAATTTGTTCGTAAACATAGGTTATTCGTAAATTAGTTGTGGGTAATGATGATATATCAAAAATATCAAAAATGTTATTTTCCACAAGTAATCTCCTTACCGCCTATAAAATATAGTTTACAAGCCTTATATTATTCATTCATCCCAACAGTACCTCCTTTTTTAAGCGCATGCAATGATTCAATCTACAGACTCAGAAAATATTCTATGGTCTATTTACTATAACTTTAACTCTTCTATATACTCCAATGCATGTATAAAACGGTCTTCCATATTTCCTGACAGTAGAAAGAAAGGCAATCCACGAGATTCTAACTCTTTTTGAAAAAGAGCATGCATCTCTTCTCTATCATTTGGACGATCTCTTATCCCATCAGGAATCCAGGGTAGATCGATATTCATAAACAGATACAAGTCTGCATAGCAACCAGGAATGGTTTCTACTATCCAATCAGGACATTTGCCGTAATAGGCTTCACTATATACTTTGGTTTCCAAAATATCGGTATCACAGATTAAAAGCTTTTTTGTTTGAGATAGATAATATTGTTCCAGTTTAATTTGTCCTTTGGCAATAGGTGTTACATCACGATAAGTGAGTAAACGATTGTGTTTTTCCTGATAGATCCGTGCATACTCGGGAGTCCATATTGTATGAAAATGTGAAGCTAGCTGTTCAGCGAGTGTAGTCTTGCCTGTGGATTCTGAACCAAACAGTGTAATTTTTATCTTTGGATGATGTGATCTGGAAAAATTCATGTAATTAACATTCATACATAAAAAAATAACAACCCTTTTGAAAAAGAGTTGTTATCCAATAAGCTGTATAGTGTAGCAATACTTTTAACTAACTTTTATCAGGAAAAGATCCTGTTTGCCATCTTTCTTTGCTTTTTTATCTACAACAGGTTGAAAACCTCTGATTTCCTGCCCCCCTCTGCTAAACTTCACAAAATACCCTATGACTTTTTTCTTTACTACTAATTTATTGCCATCCAGCTTAATGTCTTTAGGATTATTTGATTGCACACGCCATCCATATCCCATCCATTCTTTAGCTATCAATGTAATGTTATCCCATTCAAACAGCCATGCAGTTTCCCGCCCACCTCTCTCTGAAGTCTTCCACTGATACTCTCCTGCATATTCAGCTGGTAATCTTTCATCTTTTTCAAGACCGGATTTTGGCAGCTTATCAATATCCAGTCCGGTAAAATCAGAAGAGGGCAATACTATTGTTTCCTGCTTTCCATCTAATTTTGTAACAGTTGTTTTTGATTCATCCCCGGATACAGAGGCCTCCCTTGTATCATTGGATTTAGTCTCAGGCTCTTTCTTTGGTTTCTTTTCCTTTTTCTCTTTTTTTTCAGGCTCTGTAGTTGCTATTGGCTCTGCAGGCCCTTCTTTTCCTGTTTCTGGTTTTGTTACAGGTTCTACAGTTGTACTTTTAGGGTCCATTGTTGTGTTTTTTACAACAGGGGCAGCAACAGATTCATCTGCATCCATCACATCAATGTATCCACTGGAATATACAATACTTGATACTTCACTGGTAGGAATAGAAAAGGTAGCCCCATTAGGTGAGGAAAACTTTTTGTATTGAATCTCATTTTTAGAGATCTCCACTACAAGAGCATCAATTACTGATTTATCTTTTTTCTGAATTTTATCCGGAGCCTTCTGTGCAATAGCCCAATGACTGATAAATAGTAATAAAACAAAAAGAAGGTTTTTCATTTTTGAATTGTTTTGTTTGTAGGCTAAAATCAAATTCCATACCATTTCACAAAATACATCCAAAAATGAATTCAGGTGAAATCGAATTTATTGATTTTAGAGTGTTTGTTTGGTATAATGAATGTATATGAATAAGTACAAATCTCATCAGTAGTACAGAAAGATACTACTTTAAATAATTCTTTTTTAGTGATTCATATTTTTTACGGTAATCTTTATTATCCCGTAAATTTTTCAGATATCGTTCTTCATCCTGCTTTACCTGGTCTTTATTCATCTTTCCAGTCTTAAAGGAAGTCTCTAACCAGGCCAGTGCATTTTCCCATTGATTCTGCTTTGCATAGGTACAAGCCATACCATATTGTGCCTGTGCATATGGATTCTCGATTTTTAACGCATTTTCAAACTGCTTTAAGGCTTCTGTAGCATTACTCAGATTAAGATACACAAAACCCAGCTCAGAATAAAAATGTGCATCAGCTGATTCAGGATATTTTTTCATAAAAGCCTGCATATCCTGTAATGCCTCATTGTATTTATTCTGATGAGCGTACACTATTCCTCTTGTAAAGATAGCATCTTTCGCTACAGCCTGAGTATCTGCTTTGATTACAGTATTAAGATCACCTAAAGCTTCATTCATTTTCCCCAACTCCATATATGAAACGGCTCTGTCTCTATAAGCCAGATAATTCTTATTATTTCGTTTGATAGCATCATCAAAATCACTGATTGCTTTTTTATGATCTCCCTGCTGCTGATAGATCAACCCACGATAACGATACGCATCTGCATAATTATCTGCATAATCCAGTCCTTTTTTCACATCTTCCAGTCCTGCATTGCTTTCTCCTGACAGATACCGGACATACCCCAACATACTATATAATTCTGCCAATTGTGTTTTAAATGATAACACATTTGCTTTAGCTTCATTCTTTTTGTCTTTCTGGGCTTGTGATAACAAAGGTAGTGTCAGATTGATAGCTTTTGTTAAGTCTGCTTTAGCCTCTGTATATTTTTTTATATGAGTGTAAGCAAAGCCTCTTCCCTTTAGTCCATCTATATAGGTCGGCTCCAGCTCTACAGCTGTACTAAAGTCTTCTAGTGCATCTGCAGAGTTACCTAATTGAATACGAGCCATACCTCTGGCATAATAGGCTTCTTTGTAGCGTTCATTCACCTGTAAGGCCTGAGTATACTGCTCAATTGCCTTTTTATAGTTCCCTTGCCTTTCCCATAGCTGTCCCTGCATAAACCATGCTGCCGCATATTTAGGTCGGATAGCCACTGCATTGCCCAATGCTTTCTGCGCTTTTAACCAGTCATTCTGTTTCATGGCAAGAGTGCCCTCATCATAAAACTTCATAGCTTTAGCCTGAATATTTACAACTAATGCAGATTCCAGACCTAACGCTTCTGCTTTATTAAAATCAGCTGCCGCTTCTTTAAGCTTGCTAACTTCCATCCACAACATTCCCCGCTGATAATAAGCCTTTGCAAATTCAGGTTCTACCCGAATTGATTTTTCAAGATTTTCTTTTGCTGCCGTAAAATCTTTTATCTTAATCAATACCAATGCTTTCTGGTAAGGATATAAACCTCTTTTAGGTGCTAATGCAATGGCTTTGTCATAATCTTCCAGAGCCCCTTTAATATTATTAACCTTCTCTTTTAATTCTGCTTTTTTGGCATGATAAGCAGGATTAAGAGGGTCAATGGCTTTGGTAATAATATCATAATCAGCAATAGCCGATACTACATCATTGCGACGTGTTTCATTCAAATCAGCCCGAGCCAGACGAGCCTCCAGATAATTCTGATCAAGGGCAATAGCTTCATTAAAATCTTCTATAGCTTTTTCAGCTGCTTTCTTCTCATTTGCCTGCAAATAGCTCTTGCCTCTTAACAAATATAACTCCGGATAGTTGTTTATCGCTTTTTGTTTCTTTTTCTGTTTTATCAGGTCGTCTGTCTGTTCTATTACATCTTTATATTTCTTTGCTTCAAACTGAGTCTTTAATCCTGATATCTCCTGTACGAAATTAGACAACCGTTTAATCTCCGGATCCAGTGTACTTAACATTTCAGGCTTTGCATTCAGAGCCTTTCGGTAATATTCTATAGAGGATTCATAATCCCGAAAATTTTTCGCAATATCACCTTTCTTTTTTAACTCATCATATGAGAAATAAGTAGCAATAATCCGGTTTACTTCATTTATACGGATCTTGGGATAAGTCCGAAAAGGGTATACTTCTGCTGCTGCCAGATAAGCATCTTTAGCAGCCAAGTAATCTTCTGTTGAGAAAGCCAGATCGGCCCGTTGGATTGCCTGAAGGTATTCACTTTCCCGTTCTTTCTTATCAGCCTCTTCCCGTTCGCGCATGTATTTGGACACAGCCTCTTCTATGTCCTTCTGAGAAGCTACCCCACCGGTATTCCCACTAGCTCCGGTTTCCTCTGAAGGCCCGGCTAACAAGGCCACATCATTTTCATGCCCTTCCAAAGGAGAATTGGGATCATAAAAGCTAATTCCTACAATTTTTGCTTTCCATCTGCTACCAGCTTTCTCTGCACGGATCTGAGCTATTCTTTTGACAGGAGAATACCCAGCTCCTGACTTTTTATATTTGCTTCCAAAATGACTTTCAAAATAGACTTTAACATAAATAAAATCCTTCTTCTTCACATTGGACACCTTAATATCTGAAAATGTGATAGAAGCATCTATGGTTTTTTCGTAAAAAACATCCAGTGTATTCAGATACTTCTCTGCACTTAAATCCTTCGTATTACCTAATTTATAAGCAGGGTCTATATCATCTTCAAGAACTACATCTTTATTGTAGAAGATTTGATTCTTGGAAGAAGAATAACTATTCGTAATTACATCTTTTAACTCATTAGGGGGAAGATCTGCAAATGTCACAAAGTTTAACAAATCCTGTAATTCGACAATGGCATTCTTTGCCTGATAGCTAATCTCAGCACCTTCCTTTACTGTAAGCTCCTGGGCAAACGCAGCTATACAAAAAAAAGAAAGAATACTGTATGAAAAGAGAAACTGGCGTATTTTGTACATGACATTTCAGGTTGGGAATGTGTGTAAGCTCATAAAATCATCTCTAAAATCTACCGATATGAGGTCTGAAACTGGCACATCTCATCTGGTAAATTCAACTTTTCATGTGCATATTTCTGTTTGGCACTTACAGTAACAGGAAGTAATTTACTCAGTAACCATCCAGAGTTACGTGTTTGCCTGCTAAAGCGATTGACAGTAAATATCCACCCGTCTATCTGTAAAAAATGGTAAGTAATTTTATTTACTTGCTTAATAACAAGCTGATTATGCTGGGCTTCATATAGAAATACTGATAATACTTCATCCTGATAGTGATTTGGAAGATAATTCCGGATGTTTTTCTTATCTGTAGTCAGCAAATCTATATTCATAAAGTCGGTTGCATGACTCAAAGGATTCAGTCCTGTAGTAGTGTCTTTTCGAATAGGTAGTCGCAGAAAATCTGCAATGGCACTTACTACAATCCATTTTGACATGCCATTCTTCTCACGCTGAATTTTCAGAATCAGTGTAATCGTGCTTGGCTTTCCTTTATAAGACGCAGCACAGTTTACTTCAGCATACCAGTTGGCGTCAAAGAAATTCAAATAGACAGGGTCCTCTGTATTACTTACCTGGCCAATAAATTGAAGAATCTCCGCTTTCTTCCAACTTGTGTCAGAAGCATTGAAAAGACCTTTAATCATTTGCTCACGTTTAAACTGTGCAGTTGTGTCCTTCTTTTTGACATATTGCTTAATCAAGGTATTTTCCTTGTTGTTAAAACGTTCTATAAATTCATCTATTTGTTTAACCTGATAGGCAAAATTAGCAGTGACTTCGTCTTGAAATATTTGCGAGAAAACAGGATGAAAAGCAAAAAAGGCCAGCAACCAAACGAGAACTTTCATTGAAAGAAATATTAATTTACTACTATGATTATAGTATAATGATGATGTAGATTTGCTTCATATTAATTAGTGTAAATTAAAGGTGAGAAGTAATCGCATTTTTCGATTAGTTTGCAATAAACTTAGTATACAGTCAGTTAGTGCAAAGATTTTATCATCTGTACACTAACCTGTGCATCAATTTTTACAGTTTACGTGTTTCTTCTATACCTACATCGGCCAAAAACACATCCCATAATTTCTTTGTTTCTCCGTCTACAGCCTTTTCATATAATTTCAAGATCACTGTCACATTTCGTTGCGTCACATCACCGTATACCACTTTCCCATCTACTAACCCTTTAAATGTCTGCACAAATGATACAACTCCGTAGTAGTTTCCATCAGGTCCCTTACGAAAATCAGTCGCGTAGCTGATATCAGCATAAGAAACTTCTACTTCCTGATAGTCTGCACCTACCAGTTTCAAACGACGCAGGTAATCTCTGATCTTATATTTATTCTTGATACCTGTATTTACATTGGATACTTCTACTCTGGCATCCTCATTTACAAATAGAGTTACTGCAAGTCCAATAGTAGAGTTAGCCTTTTCTGCAGGAGTCTTTGGATCAACGATAGTTGCCAGATAAGTGCCTAGTTCATCTACTTTGATAAGTGCCTTATTCCGGAATTTCTCAAATTCTTCAGGTCCGCCAGGAAAAGCTACGGCATCATCTGAGGCATTGGAAGCATTTTTATTACCAGTATTGGCGTTGGCATCTGTTTTTAATGTATTATCAACTCCCGTGATCTGGTCAGTCTGTGTTTTAGTAGCTTTCAGACTTGCAGCAGCAGCAGCAGGATCTGCTATCAGTTCATGACGACCATCTTTATACAAAATAACAGCAATTTTGCTTTTAGGTAGTTTCTGTTCTTTAGGCTTTTTATCATCAGCTTTCTTAAACTTTACCTCTTTGTCATTTAGCGATAGTTCAATTACGGCAATAACCTGATTGTCTAGTGTAATAATCAGATCATTCTGTTTATTGGCAGGTGTATTCATAAATCCGGCAGCCTGTGCATTATCTCCATTCAATGGATATACTACATAATTACCAGTACTACTAAATGCCATTAAAACATCTCCAGCATCCATAGAATAGGCAGGGCCAGGATTCTGAGGAATCTTATATTTTATTTTTTGAGGATTAATCTCAATGATTTTACAATCTACCTTCTTTCCATTATTCTGGTAAACAATATCCTGAGCCACGGTCGGCAATACAGATACAAGCAAACTTGCAAATACAAGACTATATTTGCGCAAAGTGGTAAACATATTTAAGTTCATTTGGTTTGGATAAAGATTCTGCATATAAGATTTAAATACCAACCCTTATGGTATCACCTCTCAGGTGTTTTACCAGAAAATTAAAGATA
This genomic stretch from Xanthocytophaga agilis harbors:
- a CDS encoding GRAS family protein encodes the protein MFTNKFLTANTEKLTRLARCFPHYVYEEIMEPIHQIEQESWKNIDAENTMLDFVFARAMKQFTKDSTDKYEHIYTKKFEIPQIQLFELLIKKFPMISMTQQLANTLICERLRGWKEAVLVDIGAGTGYQAREIVRRLGNEPLRQLQKITIVAIEPFAEALEAAKQNFEEIAKDVPFEVNYILKNDFSENMSLQDWSAVLSGLGDNIVVNASFALHHIKSNRDRIKVFQNLRDISVRAIVLSEPNVDHYEPNYYQRFKNCLHLFSLIFEAIDELPLADEEKNALKLFFSREVDDILGVHESDRVEKHYAVGQWLALLQEVGFIATKKDLNLYFDNYCSIEIHGSIEIHDSYYDFWSIRYKDQDVISVIMAEPLEVVLTDLFEKKANKYLVSISNSEFFNK
- a CDS encoding ATP-binding protein; the protein is MNFSRSHHPKIKITLFGSESTGKTTLAEQLASHFHTIWTPEYARIYQEKHNRLLTYRDVTPIAKGQIKLEQYYLSQTKKLLICDTDILETKVYSEAYYGKCPDWIVETIPGCYADLYLFMNIDLPWIPDGIRDRPNDREEMHALFQKELESRGLPFFLLSGNMEDRFIHALEYIEELKL
- a CDS encoding tetratricopeptide repeat protein, translating into MYKIRQFLFSYSILSFFCIAAFAQELTVKEGAEISYQAKNAIVELQDLLNFVTFADLPPNELKDVITNSYSSSKNQIFYNKDVVLEDDIDPAYKLGNTKDLSAEKYLNTLDVFYEKTIDASITFSDIKVSNVKKKDFIYVKVYFESHFGSKYKKSGAGYSPVKRIAQIRAEKAGSRWKAKIVGISFYDPNSPLEGHENDVALLAGPSEETGASGNTGGVASQKDIEEAVSKYMREREEADKKERESEYLQAIQRADLAFSTEDYLAAKDAYLAAAEVYPFRTYPKIRINEVNRIIATYFSYDELKKKGDIAKNFRDYESSIEYYRKALNAKPEMLSTLDPEIKRLSNFVQEISGLKTQFEAKKYKDVIEQTDDLIKQKKKQKAINNYPELYLLRGKSYLQANEKKAAEKAIEDFNEAIALDQNYLEARLARADLNETRRNDVVSAIADYDIITKAIDPLNPAYHAKKAELKEKVNNIKGALEDYDKAIALAPKRGLYPYQKALVLIKIKDFTAAKENLEKSIRVEPEFAKAYYQRGMLWMEVSKLKEAAADFNKAEALGLESALVVNIQAKAMKFYDEGTLAMKQNDWLKAQKALGNAVAIRPKYAAAWFMQGQLWERQGNYKKAIEQYTQALQVNERYKEAYYARGMARIQLGNSADALEDFSTAVELEPTYIDGLKGRGFAYTHIKKYTEAKADLTKAINLTLPLLSQAQKDKKNEAKANVLSFKTQLAELYSMLGYVRYLSGESNAGLEDVKKGLDYADNYADAYRYRGLIYQQQGDHKKAISDFDDAIKRNNKNYLAYRDRAVSYMELGKMNEALGDLNTVIKADTQAVAKDAIFTRGIVYAHQNKYNEALQDMQAFMKKYPESADAHFYSELGFVYLNLSNATEALKQFENALKIENPYAQAQYGMACTYAKQNQWENALAWLETSFKTGKMNKDQVKQDEERYLKNLRDNKDYRKKYESLKKNYLK